ATGACGCGCTCGCCGATGGCCGAAGAAGGGACTTCGCGTTCGTACTCCATCCGCAAAGATCTTTCAATTTCGCTGCACACCGCTTCGATTTGTTCGACCGAGATGGGGCGTTTCTCACAAGCCCGCATCAATCCGCGATAGATTTTTTCTCGCGCGAATTCCTCGCGTTCCATGTCCTTTTTCACGACCATCAACGGGCGCTGTTCCAGTCGCTCATATGTAGTAAAACGCCGGCCGCACGCTTCGTTGACACACTCGCGGCGGCGGCGAATGGTTGTCCCATCATCACCCGGACGAGACTCTACGACCCGCGTATTTTCCGCGTCGCAGTATGGACACTTCATGGAAACTCCCTCATCTCGCGAGAATCTATTCGGCGTGCCAGAGACACCACAGATGTGGTGTTTCGTATGCACGTTCTGCATTATACCCACTATATGTACGATTGACAAGAGCCGTCATAGAAGCAGAAAAACGGCGCCGTGACGCCGTTTATCGCGATTTTTAGAGGGGTTCTTGTCGAAAGATATTTGCAACCGATTCGACCGTTTCATCAGCCTGCGGCAAGTCCGTCGCATCTGGAAACGAAACGCCGCTTAACACGTGAATGGTTTTGACACCCGCTTGTGCGCCGGCCAAGACGTCCGTGTAGATATTGT
Above is a genomic segment from Alicyclobacillus acidoterrestris containing:
- the nrdR gene encoding transcriptional regulator NrdR, with protein sequence MKCPYCDAENTRVVESRPGDDGTTIRRRRECVNEACGRRFTTYERLEQRPLMVVKKDMEREEFAREKIYRGLMRACEKRPISVEQIEAVCSEIERSLRMEYEREVPSSAIGERVMDALKQLDGVAYVRFASVYREFRDVETLAKEVLSLLGEKR